The following proteins come from a genomic window of Anaerobutyricum hallii:
- the rlmH gene encoding 23S rRNA (pseudouridine(1915)-N(3))-methyltransferase RlmH, with protein MRGIKIVCVGRVKEEFFKEGIGHYVKEIRKKYPMDILECPDEPTPDSCPESVERQIRDTEGERILNKIKDDEYVVALCIDGKHYSTQEWGDRMNRIFLQVPSQVTFVIGGSLGLSEKVIRRANEKLSFSALTFPHQMMRLILCEQIARVV; from the coding sequence ATGAGAGGGATAAAGATTGTCTGTGTTGGCAGAGTAAAAGAAGAATTTTTTAAAGAGGGTATTGGACATTATGTAAAAGAAATCCGAAAGAAATACCCGATGGATATTTTAGAGTGTCCGGATGAACCGACACCTGATTCGTGTCCTGAATCTGTGGAAAGACAGATTCGGGACACAGAGGGGGAACGGATTTTAAATAAAATAAAAGACGATGAATATGTTGTTGCTCTTTGTATTGATGGAAAGCATTATAGTACACAGGAATGGGGCGACCGGATGAACAGGATTTTTTTGCAGGTACCTTCACAGGTGACTTTTGTGATTGGGGGTTCGCTGGGGCTGTCAGAGAAAGTGATACGAAGGGCAAATGAAAAGTTAAGTTTTTCGGCACTCACTTTTCCGCATCAGATGATGCGCCTTATTTTATGTGAGCAGATTGCCCGAGTTGTGTAG
- a CDS encoding ABC transporter permease subunit produces MKAIYLKEMRSYFHSLAAYIYFALFIAATGVYFSVICMSYGYTDYSQYVFSNSTILYIVIVPILTMRLFAEEKKQRTDQLLYTSPIRPGSIVLGKYLASVTLLAMSMLVSLIEAGVLSMFGSVNWKTVLTGCLGYFLLGACLMAVGMFVSSITDNQMIAAALSFAVVLFCMLLPNISNVVPGRARYTYLVCVLAVLLIAWFFYDETKNMKIAAGAGIAGIAVIGILSKVKPALFDNGLSKIIDWFSVLDRFNDFCSGILNASSIVYYVSFIAVFLFLTMQGIEKRRWN; encoded by the coding sequence ATGAAAGCCATTTATTTAAAAGAAATGAGAAGCTATTTTCACTCACTGGCAGCCTATATTTATTTTGCTCTTTTTATTGCTGCAACAGGAGTTTATTTTTCAGTAATCTGTATGTCTTACGGGTATACAGACTATTCACAGTACGTATTTTCTAACAGTACGATCTTATATATTGTTATTGTGCCGATTCTTACTATGCGTTTATTTGCGGAAGAAAAGAAGCAGAGAACAGATCAGCTTTTGTATACTTCCCCGATTCGGCCGGGAAGTATTGTCCTTGGAAAGTATCTGGCTTCTGTAACATTGCTCGCTATGTCTATGTTAGTAAGCCTTATAGAAGCCGGTGTATTAAGTATGTTTGGAAGTGTAAACTGGAAAACAGTTCTTACCGGCTGCCTTGGTTACTTCCTTTTAGGCGCCTGCCTGATGGCAGTAGGAATGTTTGTATCTTCTATCACAGATAATCAGATGATCGCAGCAGCCTTATCCTTTGCAGTAGTTTTATTTTGTATGTTACTTCCGAATATCTCAAATGTTGTACCAGGAAGAGCAAGATATACGTATCTCGTATGTGTGCTGGCAGTACTTCTTATTGCATGGTTTTTCTATGATGAGACCAAGAACATGAAAATTGCGGCAGGAGCAGGCATTGCCGGTATCGCAGTGATTGGTATTTTAAGCAAAGTAAAACCTGCGCTGTTTGATAACGGTCTGTCTAAAATCATTGACTGGTTTTCTGTATTGGATCGTTTTAATGACTTTTGCAGTGGAATTTTAAATGCATCTTCTATTGTATATTACGTATCATTTATTGCAGTATTTTTATTCCTGACAATGCAGGGAATTGAAAAACGCAGATGGAATTAG
- the nifS gene encoding cysteine desulfurase NifS: MQQIYLDNAATTPVRPEVEEAMQPYFCEKYGNPSGIYKMASECRQAVETVRKQIGETLKVSAEEIYFTSGGTESDNWAIKSTAQRLKEKGKHIITSKIEHHAVLNSCAYLETQGFEVTYLDVDEWGCVRLDALQRAIRKDTILISIMYANNEVGTIQPIDQIGKIAKENDIFFHTDAVQAYGQIPIDIKKENIHLLSASAHKFNGPKGVGFLYIDKRVPVMSYIHGGKQERNHRAGTENVAGIVGMGKAAEIAFAAQREREKRVQQMREYLMKKLCEEIPYCRINGSAVRRLPGNCNVSFQFIEGNELLLLLDEKNICASAASACSTGDTAPSHVLTAMGIPEKLARGTLRLTIGYQNTQDEIDYTIKCIKEAVKKLRENAEDYRIYKENFPCNMI; the protein is encoded by the coding sequence ATGCAGCAGATTTATCTTGATAATGCAGCAACAACACCGGTTCGTCCGGAAGTAGAAGAAGCGATGCAGCCATATTTTTGCGAAAAATACGGGAATCCTTCCGGAATATATAAAATGGCATCAGAATGTCGGCAGGCGGTAGAAACGGTCCGCAAACAAATTGGGGAGACGCTGAAAGTATCCGCAGAAGAAATTTATTTTACATCAGGTGGGACGGAGTCAGATAACTGGGCGATAAAAAGTACAGCACAAAGATTAAAAGAAAAAGGAAAACATATTATTACAAGTAAAATTGAGCATCATGCAGTATTAAACAGCTGTGCTTATTTAGAAACACAGGGATTTGAAGTGACATATCTTGATGTAGATGAGTGGGGGTGCGTTCGTTTGGATGCGCTTCAAAGAGCGATACGAAAAGATACGATATTAATTTCTATTATGTACGCTAATAATGAAGTAGGAACAATACAGCCAATCGATCAGATTGGAAAAATTGCAAAGGAAAATGATATTTTCTTTCATACAGATGCCGTACAGGCATATGGACAGATTCCCATTGATATCAAAAAAGAAAATATACATTTACTAAGTGCAAGCGCACATAAATTTAACGGACCAAAAGGGGTGGGATTTCTTTATATAGATAAGCGTGTGCCTGTTATGTCTTATATTCATGGAGGAAAGCAGGAGAGAAATCATCGGGCAGGAACAGAAAATGTTGCAGGAATTGTCGGTATGGGAAAGGCAGCAGAAATCGCATTTGCCGCACAGAGGGAAAGGGAGAAAAGAGTGCAGCAGATGAGAGAGTATCTTATGAAGAAACTTTGTGAAGAAATACCGTATTGTCGAATAAACGGAAGTGCTGTGAGGAGATTGCCGGGGAATTGCAATGTCAGTTTTCAGTTTATAGAGGGAAATGAGTTATTGCTCTTATTAGATGAGAAAAATATATGTGCCTCTGCTGCTTCAGCATGCAGTACGGGAGATACCGCTCCTTCTCATGTGCTTACCGCCATGGGGATTCCGGAAAAACTGGCTCGGGGAACATTGCGCCTTACGATCGGTTATCAAAACACGCAGGATGAAATCGATTACACGATAAAATGTATCAAAGAAGCAGTAAAAAAACTGAGAGAAAATGCAGAAGATTATCGAATTTACAAAGAAAATTTTCCTTGCAATATGATATAA
- a CDS encoding Lrp/AsnC family transcriptional regulator — MDKIDRKILSLLQENARYPLKYLAQKVFLSSPAVSTRIEHLEKAGILTGYHATIDPVALGYHITAFINLTLDPKQKDEFYPYVKDCPNVLECNCVTGTYSIMLKVAFPSTMELDTFIGHLQRFGNTQTQIVFSTAVPPRGVGIETDDLEKE, encoded by the coding sequence ATGGATAAAATAGACAGAAAAATTCTTTCTCTTCTTCAGGAGAATGCCAGATATCCTTTAAAATATCTTGCACAGAAAGTATTCTTATCTTCTCCTGCTGTTTCTACAAGAATAGAACATTTGGAAAAAGCCGGCATTCTCACCGGCTATCATGCAACGATTGATCCCGTTGCTCTTGGATATCATATTACTGCATTTATCAATCTGACTTTAGACCCAAAACAAAAGGATGAATTCTATCCTTATGTCAAAGATTGTCCAAATGTACTTGAATGCAACTGTGTTACTGGTACATATTCAATCATGTTAAAGGTAGCCTTTCCAAGTACAATGGAATTAGACACCTTTATCGGACATCTGCAAAGATTTGGGAACACACAGACACAGATCGTATTCTCTACTGCTGTTCCCCCAAGAGGAGTTGGCATCGAAACAGACGACCTTGAAAAAGAATAA
- the gdhA gene encoding NADP-specific glutamate dehydrogenase — MSYVDDVLARVIEKNPSEPEFHQAVTEVFETIRPLIEANEEEFKKQAVLERITEPERMIKFRVPWVDDNGQVQVNMGIRVQFNSAIGPYKGGLRFHPSVNQGIIKFLGFEQIFKNSLTGLPIGGGKGGSDFDPKGKSDREVMAFCQSFMTELCKHIGADTDVPAGDIGVGGREIGYLFGQYKRIKGLYEGVLTGKGLTYGGSLARTEATGYGLVYFTEEMLKCHNDDIAGKTVVVSGAGNVAIYATEKCQQLGAKVVTCSDSTGWVYDPEGIDLAALKEIKEVKRARLTEYKKYRPNSEYHEGRGVWSVKCDIALPCATQNELFLEDAKQLVANGCIAVCEGANMPTTLDATKYLQENGVWFAPGKASNAGGVATSALEMSQNSERLSWTFEEVDSKLKNIMVNIYHNIDDAAKRYNKEGDYVTGANIAGFEKVLNAMLAQGVC, encoded by the coding sequence ATGTCTTACGTTGATGACGTACTTGCAAGAGTTATTGAGAAAAACCCAAGTGAACCAGAATTCCATCAGGCAGTTACTGAAGTATTTGAAACAATCCGCCCGTTAATTGAAGCGAATGAAGAAGAATTCAAAAAACAGGCTGTTTTAGAGAGAATCACTGAGCCTGAAAGAATGATTAAGTTCCGCGTACCATGGGTTGATGACAATGGACAGGTTCAGGTTAACATGGGTATCCGCGTTCAGTTTAACAGCGCAATCGGACCTTACAAGGGAGGCTTACGTTTCCACCCATCTGTAAACCAGGGTATCATCAAGTTCTTAGGATTTGAACAGATTTTCAAAAACTCTCTTACAGGACTTCCAATCGGTGGTGGTAAAGGTGGTTCTGATTTCGATCCTAAGGGTAAATCCGATCGTGAAGTTATGGCATTCTGCCAGAGCTTTATGACAGAGCTTTGCAAACATATCGGTGCAGACACTGACGTACCTGCTGGTGATATCGGTGTTGGCGGAAGAGAAATCGGTTATCTTTTCGGACAGTATAAGAGAATCAAAGGTCTTTATGAAGGTGTTCTTACAGGAAAAGGCTTAACATATGGTGGTTCCCTTGCAAGAACAGAAGCTACAGGATATGGTCTTGTATACTTTACAGAAGAAATGTTAAAATGCCACAATGATGACATTGCTGGTAAGACAGTTGTTGTTTCCGGTGCTGGTAACGTTGCAATTTATGCTACTGAAAAATGTCAGCAGCTTGGCGCAAAAGTTGTAACATGTTCTGATTCTACTGGATGGGTATATGATCCAGAAGGAATCGATTTAGCTGCATTAAAAGAAATCAAAGAAGTAAAACGTGCTCGTTTAACAGAATACAAAAAGTATCGTCCAAACAGCGAATATCACGAAGGACGTGGTGTATGGTCTGTTAAATGTGATATCGCTCTTCCATGTGCTACTCAGAACGAGCTTTTCCTTGAAGATGCAAAACAGTTAGTTGCTAACGGATGTATCGCTGTATGTGAAGGTGCTAACATGCCTACTACATTAGATGCTACAAAGTACTTACAGGAAAACGGTGTATGGTTCGCTCCTGGTAAAGCTTCTAATGCCGGTGGTGTTGCTACATCTGCTCTTGAAATGTCCCAGAACAGTGAAAGATTAAGCTGGACATTCGAGGAAGTTGACAGCAAGCTTAAAAACATCATGGTTAACATTTATCATAACATTGATGATGCTGCAAAACGTTACAACAAAGAAGGCGACTATGTAACTGGTGCTAACATCGCTGGTTTCGAAAAAGTATTAAACGCTATGCTTGCACAGGGCGTTTGCTAA
- a CDS encoding ABC transporter ATP-binding protein yields the protein MIEVKNLVKDYGKHHAVKDISFSVPDGQIVGLLGPNGAGKSTTMNIMTGYISATSGEVKIGGYDILEQPLQAKKLIGYLPEIPPLYEDMTVEEYLNFICDLKGIRKKTEKESSINEVTEAVKISDMKKRLIKNLSKGYKQRVGLAQALIGNPPLLILDEPTVGLDPNQIIEIRSLIKSLGEKHTIILSSHILSEVNAVCDYVLIIDKGTLVAEDTPEHLSEDFSDTDSIILSVKGDKEKVEKVLKASEYIKDYKITGEKEDIVDVQAKTATKEDIRDNLFFEFAEEKLPIIKMERESLSLEDVFLKLTGQDVEEVESEAKKASEQIEKQSHHGFSFKRKKKAEDVKEEDK from the coding sequence ATGATAGAAGTAAAAAACTTAGTCAAAGATTACGGAAAACACCATGCAGTAAAAGATATCAGTTTTTCCGTACCTGACGGACAGATTGTCGGTCTGCTTGGACCAAACGGTGCAGGAAAGTCTACAACAATGAATATAATGACCGGATATATTTCTGCGACTTCTGGTGAAGTGAAAATTGGCGGATATGATATTTTAGAACAGCCCTTACAGGCAAAGAAGTTAATTGGGTATCTTCCGGAGATTCCTCCTCTGTATGAAGATATGACAGTAGAAGAATATTTGAATTTTATTTGTGATCTTAAGGGAATTCGTAAAAAAACAGAAAAAGAATCATCGATCAATGAAGTAACAGAAGCGGTAAAGATTTCTGACATGAAAAAGAGACTGATTAAAAATCTTTCCAAAGGATATAAACAAAGAGTAGGACTCGCACAGGCACTGATTGGAAATCCACCGCTGTTGATCCTTGATGAGCCGACGGTAGGTCTTGATCCAAACCAGATCATAGAAATTCGTTCTTTGATTAAGAGTCTGGGCGAAAAGCACACGATTATTTTAAGTTCTCATATTTTATCAGAAGTGAATGCGGTATGTGATTACGTACTTATTATAGATAAGGGAACGTTAGTTGCAGAAGATACACCAGAGCATTTATCAGAAGATTTTTCAGATACGGACAGTATTATCTTATCGGTAAAAGGAGATAAGGAAAAAGTAGAAAAAGTATTAAAAGCTTCAGAATATATTAAAGATTACAAGATTACAGGAGAAAAAGAAGACATCGTTGATGTGCAGGCAAAAACAGCAACAAAAGAGGATATCCGCGATAATTTATTCTTTGAATTTGCAGAAGAAAAATTGCCGATCATCAAGATGGAACGAGAAAGTTTATCTCTTGAAGATGTATTCCTGAAACTTACCGGACAGGATGTGGAAGAAGTAGAATCAGAGGCAAAGAAAGCTTCAGAGCAGATTGAAAAGCAAAGTCATCATGGTTTTTCTTTTAAAAGAAAGAAAAAAGCAGAAGACGTAAAAGAGGAGGATAAGTAG
- a CDS encoding zinc metallopeptidase has translation MYYGGYYGAFWDPTYILVVIGMIICLLASARVKSTYAKFDKVRSHAGITAAEAAERILHGAGIYDVEIRHISGDLTDNYDPRSRVLNLSDATFRSTSVAAIGVAAHECGHAIQDAESYAPLKIRGAIVPVVNFGANISWPLILIGIILGGSHTLIMLGVLLFSLTVIFQLVTLPVEFNASSRALKILGNSHILYDDEISGARKVLTAAALTYVAAAASSILQLLRLLLLFGGRRDD, from the coding sequence ATGTATTATGGAGGATATTACGGGGCATTTTGGGACCCGACATATATTCTGGTTGTAATAGGCATGATAATCTGCCTGCTTGCTTCTGCAAGAGTGAAGTCTACTTATGCGAAGTTTGATAAGGTAAGAAGTCATGCGGGAATTACTGCTGCAGAGGCGGCAGAACGTATTTTACATGGAGCGGGAATTTATGATGTGGAGATTCGGCATATTTCCGGAGATCTGACAGATAATTATGATCCAAGAAGTCGGGTTCTTAATTTATCTGACGCAACATTCCGCTCTACTTCTGTGGCGGCGATCGGAGTGGCGGCACATGAATGTGGGCATGCGATTCAGGATGCAGAAAGTTATGCGCCGCTTAAGATCCGCGGTGCGATTGTACCAGTTGTAAATTTTGGAGCAAATATTTCCTGGCCGCTTATTTTGATCGGAATTATTCTTGGAGGAAGCCATACATTGATCATGCTTGGTGTATTGCTGTTTTCTCTTACTGTAATATTTCAGCTTGTTACGCTGCCGGTGGAGTTTAATGCTTCTTCAAGAGCATTAAAGATTCTTGGTAATTCTCATATTCTTTATGATGATGAAATTTCCGGTGCAAGAAAGGTGCTTACGGCTGCTGCGCTTACTTATGTTGCTGCTGCTGCATCTTCTATTTTACAGTTGTTACGTCTTCTTTTATTATTCGGCGGCAGAAGAGACGATTAA
- a CDS encoding putative polysaccharide biosynthesis protein codes for MSYKTSYKKTIFTGTLILTLSGFLARILGFYNRIFLSNLIGAKELGIYQLIFPVYMLCFSLCCHGFETGISNLTSRFFAKGQKKNAHRLVKLGCLLSFFLSIILMFFLFEGADYLSTFVLKEASAAPSLKIAALSLPFVSIKACLHGYYIGLNRSAVPAVSQIVEQITRVGSIYLLSVTIFILGADARIAAWGMVLGEGVSTFYTILAYFRTYFLENRNSLFHKNAISKKKNTKKRADTHRTEPALLPAKKLFFHFFSFSLPISINHFSLTVISSLETMLIPFMLNIFFQSYTHALETYGTLTGMALPFLFFPATIVNSLSVMLMPAISSAYDRKQHQQMEKTISASLHFCILIGIFSTFAFLIYGTILGETIFHSKEAGEYVHSFSLLCPFMYAAQTTSSILNGFGKTKQTLYHNLLGVGIRIFFILLLIPSKGIFGYLLGLLAGYSLQLLLNIYYIYRTIPFSFCTQKTILYPVITAIISGILSKKCWEIAAVSLPIPAFYILAASGCLYFFLFILLQLLREYVTTQLGQSAHIK; via the coding sequence ATGTCATATAAAACTTCCTATAAAAAAACAATCTTTACCGGAACATTAATTTTAACACTCTCGGGGTTTCTCGCTAGAATACTCGGATTCTATAACAGAATATTCCTTTCTAATCTGATTGGTGCAAAAGAACTTGGAATTTATCAGCTGATTTTCCCAGTATATATGCTATGTTTTTCTTTATGCTGTCATGGCTTTGAGACTGGAATCTCTAATCTTACTTCCCGTTTTTTTGCAAAAGGGCAAAAAAAGAACGCACACCGGCTTGTAAAACTCGGCTGCCTTCTCTCTTTTTTTCTTTCTATTATATTAATGTTTTTTTTATTTGAAGGTGCTGATTATTTAAGTACATTTGTCTTAAAAGAAGCTTCTGCTGCTCCTTCTTTAAAAATCGCAGCACTCTCTCTTCCCTTTGTGTCCATAAAAGCCTGTCTCCATGGCTATTACATCGGTTTGAACCGCTCTGCTGTACCCGCAGTCAGTCAGATTGTGGAGCAGATTACCCGCGTCGGAAGTATTTATCTTCTTTCCGTTACCATTTTTATTTTAGGTGCCGATGCTCGTATTGCAGCCTGGGGAATGGTGCTTGGAGAAGGGGTTTCTACATTTTATACTATTCTTGCCTATTTTCGTACATACTTTTTAGAAAACAGAAATTCCCTTTTTCATAAGAACGCAATCTCCAAAAAGAAAAATACAAAAAAAAGAGCAGATACCCATCGAACTGAGCCTGCTCTTCTCCCGGCAAAAAAGCTTTTCTTTCACTTTTTTTCTTTTAGTCTCCCTATCTCCATCAATCATTTCAGCCTCACTGTGATCAGCAGCTTAGAAACGATGTTAATTCCTTTTATGTTGAACATATTTTTCCAAAGTTATACTCATGCTTTAGAAACTTATGGTACTTTAACCGGCATGGCATTACCGTTCCTGTTCTTTCCCGCTACAATTGTAAACTCTTTATCTGTAATGCTTATGCCGGCTATTTCCTCTGCCTATGACCGAAAACAACACCAGCAAATGGAGAAAACGATTTCTGCCAGCCTGCACTTTTGTATTCTCATCGGTATATTCAGCACGTTTGCCTTTCTTATTTACGGAACCATACTTGGAGAAACAATCTTTCACAGTAAAGAAGCCGGAGAATATGTTCATTCTTTCTCTCTTCTTTGTCCATTTATGTATGCGGCACAAACGACATCCAGTATTCTAAACGGATTTGGTAAGACAAAACAGACCCTCTATCACAATCTTCTCGGTGTTGGAATCCGAATCTTCTTTATCCTGCTCCTTATTCCTTCCAAAGGAATTTTCGGATATTTATTAGGACTTCTTGCCGGATACAGCCTTCAGCTTCTTTTAAATATTTATTATATTTATCGCACGATACCTTTTTCCTTTTGTACCCAAAAGACGATTCTATATCCTGTGATTACTGCGATAATCAGCGGAATTCTTTCAAAAAAATGCTGGGAAATCGCTGCGGTTTCTCTGCCGATTCCTGCATTTTATATTCTAGCTGCCAGCGGATGCCTGTATTTTTTCCTTTTTATCCTTCTGCAGCTTTTAAGGGAATATGTCACTACACAACTCGGGCAATCTGCTCACATAAAATAA
- a CDS encoding 23S rRNA (pseudouridine(1915)-N(3))-methyltransferase RlmH — MKYEVYIQESKKSQKFCKKAIAEYEKRLSRYCKISCKFIKKEKEWESLLVKDAGMKKFIVQPGKAELTSERLSEQIKNWEGSGIKGIMFFVPEWNEEILADAQIKKASKTKQPIIIESLVLSDFTMSSNMTGMVLYEQIYRGYRILNNHPYHK, encoded by the coding sequence ATGAAGTACGAAGTATATATACAGGAATCTAAGAAGTCACAGAAATTCTGTAAGAAAGCAATCGCAGAATATGAGAAACGTCTTAGCCGCTACTGTAAGATTAGTTGTAAGTTTATAAAGAAGGAAAAAGAATGGGAGTCTCTGCTTGTAAAAGATGCAGGGATGAAGAAGTTCATAGTACAGCCAGGCAAGGCGGAACTTACATCAGAAAGACTGAGTGAACAGATAAAAAATTGGGAAGGTTCCGGAATAAAGGGAATTATGTTTTTTGTTCCAGAATGGAATGAAGAAATCCTGGCTGATGCTCAGATAAAGAAGGCATCAAAAACAAAACAGCCAATAATAATAGAATCTCTGGTTCTCTCAGACTTTACCATGTCTTCTAATATGACAGGTATGGTTCTATATGAGCAGATTTATCGAGGATACCGAATACTCAACAATCATCCTTATCATAAGTAA
- a CDS encoding flavin reductase, translating to MKFEKIDITKENVNPFQRIGQDWMLISAEREGKVNTMTASWGMMGVFWGKNVVTVGIRPQRFTKEFVDAGEFFTLTFFDGERKEEMGYLGKVSGRDEDKISKVGFHVVKTDEEQPTFEEGKMVFVCKKLMETQLNPEEFIDSEVDGRWYPQKDYHHMYTAEVIAAYRIEQ from the coding sequence ATGAAGTTTGAAAAGATTGATATAACAAAGGAAAATGTAAACCCATTTCAGAGAATTGGCCAGGACTGGATGTTGATTTCTGCCGAGAGAGAAGGCAAGGTGAATACGATGACTGCTTCCTGGGGAATGATGGGTGTTTTTTGGGGAAAGAATGTCGTAACTGTCGGGATACGTCCACAGCGCTTTACAAAAGAATTTGTAGATGCAGGAGAATTCTTCACGTTAACATTTTTTGATGGAGAGCGTAAGGAGGAGATGGGATATCTTGGAAAAGTATCTGGAAGAGATGAAGATAAAATTAGCAAAGTAGGTTTTCATGTAGTAAAAACCGATGAGGAACAGCCGACTTTTGAGGAAGGTAAAATGGTTTTTGTATGTAAAAAACTTATGGAAACGCAGTTGAATCCAGAAGAATTTATTGATTCAGAAGTGGATGGAAGATGGTATCCACAGAAGGATTATCATCATATGTATACAGCGGAGGTTATCGCTGCCTACCGTATTGAACAATAA
- a CDS encoding iron-containing alcohol dehydrogenase family protein, whose product MENYSVQVPPYTVGPEAYKKIEKQCHIYGSKAVVIGGKKAMAAAKEKLLCAVEDTGIEIVDFVWFGGECTFENAEALEQLEAVQQADVIFAVGGGKAIDTCKLVSIALEKPYFSFPTIASNCAPTSAVSIVYNEDGTFCKFVHFLEPAKHIFIDTEIIANAPTEYLWAGIGDTYAKYYEVSISARGEQLEHYKAMGVQLSRMCMEAMLEHGAQALKDNEQRTASYALEQAALTIIITAGWASLLVAREHTMDYNGGAAHAFFYGLCNLPGFDENHLHGVVVGFGVLLLLTIDGKEEECEKLTAFNKTVGLPTKLSEVGVTVEEVAKCASFMVKDEDLAHYPYTVTEEMIVEAARKLDY is encoded by the coding sequence CAGTACAGGTTCCACCGTATACGGTAGGACCGGAAGCATATAAAAAGATTGAAAAACAATGTCACATATATGGAAGCAAGGCAGTTGTTATTGGTGGAAAGAAGGCGATGGCTGCTGCGAAGGAGAAGCTGCTTTGTGCGGTAGAAGATACTGGAATTGAAATTGTTGATTTTGTATGGTTTGGAGGAGAATGTACCTTTGAGAATGCAGAAGCTCTCGAACAGTTAGAAGCAGTACAACAGGCAGATGTGATATTTGCTGTTGGCGGAGGAAAGGCAATCGATACATGTAAGCTTGTAAGTATTGCGCTTGAAAAACCGTATTTTTCTTTCCCGACGATCGCATCAAACTGTGCTCCGACATCTGCGGTGTCTATTGTATATAACGAAGACGGAACATTTTGTAAGTTTGTACATTTTCTCGAGCCGGCGAAGCATATTTTTATTGATACAGAAATTATCGCAAATGCGCCAACAGAATATTTATGGGCTGGAATTGGAGATACTTATGCAAAGTATTATGAAGTAAGTATTTCTGCAAGAGGTGAGCAGTTAGAGCATTATAAGGCAATGGGAGTACAGCTTAGCCGTATGTGTATGGAAGCGATGCTTGAGCATGGAGCACAGGCATTAAAAGATAACGAACAGAGGACGGCATCCTATGCATTAGAACAGGCGGCGCTTACTATTATTATTACAGCAGGCTGGGCTTCGTTGCTTGTGGCAAGAGAACATACGATGGATTATAATGGTGGAGCTGCGCATGCCTTTTTCTATGGTCTTTGCAACCTGCCTGGATTTGATGAGAATCACCTGCATGGCGTTGTTGTTGGATTTGGTGTTTTGCTTTTGCTTACGATTGATGGTAAAGAAGAAGAATGTGAGAAGCTGACTGCTTTTAATAAGACAGTTGGGCTACCAACGAAGCTTTCTGAAGTCGGTGTTACGGTAGAAGAAGTCGCAAAGTGTGCATCATTTATGGTAAAAGATGAGGATCTTGCGCATTATCCATATACTGTAACAGAAGAGATGATTGTAGAAGCGGCAAGAAAGCTGGATTATTAA